One genomic window of Halovivax cerinus includes the following:
- a CDS encoding sulfurtransferase, whose protein sequence is MSQADHSTDVLVSPDWVADRLDEFQSDDPDYRLVEVDVDTAAYDEAHLPGAVGFNWKTQLRDQTRRDLRDPDELAALLGAHGIENDTTVVLYGDNANWFAAYAYWQLQYQGHDDVRLLDGGREYWLEHEYPTTDEVPEYTAVEYDVGGPRETIRAYREDVELGLERGCSFVDVRSPEEYTGEVVAPPDMTETARRGGHIPGAKNISWADVTDDEGLFKSREELEGLYAEAGITGEESTITYCRIGERASVAWFALHELLGYEDTMNYDGSWTEWGNLVNAPIATGEQAE, encoded by the coding sequence ATGTCCCAGGCAGATCACTCGACCGACGTCCTCGTCTCGCCCGACTGGGTCGCTGACCGACTCGACGAGTTCCAGAGCGACGACCCCGACTACCGGCTCGTCGAGGTCGACGTCGACACGGCCGCCTACGACGAGGCGCACCTCCCCGGCGCCGTCGGCTTCAACTGGAAGACCCAGTTGCGCGACCAGACGCGTCGCGACCTGCGAGACCCGGACGAACTCGCCGCCCTCCTCGGTGCACACGGCATCGAGAACGACACCACCGTCGTCCTCTACGGCGACAACGCCAACTGGTTCGCCGCCTACGCCTACTGGCAGCTCCAGTACCAGGGCCACGACGACGTCCGCCTGCTAGACGGCGGGCGGGAGTACTGGCTCGAACACGAGTACCCCACGACCGACGAGGTCCCCGAGTACACGGCCGTCGAGTACGACGTCGGTGGTCCCCGCGAGACGATCCGTGCCTACCGTGAAGACGTCGAACTCGGGCTGGAACGCGGGTGTTCGTTCGTCGACGTCCGCTCGCCCGAAGAGTACACGGGCGAGGTCGTCGCCCCGCCGGACATGACCGAGACCGCCCGCCGCGGGGGTCACATTCCGGGCGCGAAGAATATCTCCTGGGCGGACGTCACGGACGACGAGGGCCTGTTCAAATCGCGCGAGGAACTCGAAGGCCTGTACGCCGAGGCCGGCATCACCGGCGAAGAGTCTACGATCACCTACTGCCGCATCGGCGAGCGCGCCTCAGTCGCCTGGTTCGCCCTCCACGAACTGCTCGGCTACGAGGACACCATGAACTACGACGGGTCCTGGACCGAGTGGGGGAACCTCGTCAACGCGCCGATCGCGACGGGCGAGCAAGCGGAGTGA